One genomic window of Candidatus Methylomirabilota bacterium includes the following:
- a CDS encoding DUF4392 domain-containing protein translates to MIDHLLALDPGGRGIARFFVAGGAGAAARALHRARRVLLTTGFALGPGLPETDGPPGAASLGRALRALGVEVVYVTDAVTVPPLEAALKVLGESGDILTFHATAASAAPVARRLLAEHAPSHLVAIERPGRTRDGDYLSMRAESVRAWNGPLDALFLERGRADIRRPVTVGVGDGGNEIGMGRVRARVARLGPKARRFASIVMVDHLVVAGTSNWGAYGIVAELSRLAGRDLLHSSDEELRMLNACVEAGAVDGVTRRAEPTVDRLPSGAHTGMLELLRVAATSLAPSSKGTSRTGGRAR, encoded by the coding sequence ATGATCGATCACCTGCTCGCGCTGGACCCCGGCGGCCGCGGAATCGCGCGCTTCTTCGTGGCGGGCGGCGCGGGCGCCGCCGCCCGGGCCCTGCATCGCGCCCGGCGCGTCCTCCTGACCACGGGCTTCGCGCTGGGGCCGGGCCTGCCCGAAACCGATGGGCCGCCGGGCGCCGCCTCCCTGGGCCGCGCCCTTCGCGCCCTCGGCGTCGAGGTCGTGTACGTGACCGACGCGGTGACGGTGCCGCCACTCGAGGCGGCGCTGAAGGTCCTGGGCGAGAGTGGCGACATCCTCACGTTTCACGCGACGGCGGCGAGCGCCGCCCCGGTCGCGCGGCGACTGCTCGCCGAGCATGCGCCCAGCCATCTCGTCGCCATCGAGCGCCCTGGCCGCACGCGCGACGGCGATTACCTCAGCATGCGCGCGGAGTCGGTGCGCGCCTGGAACGGGCCGCTCGACGCCTTGTTCCTGGAGCGAGGGCGCGCCGACATCCGCCGGCCTGTCACCGTTGGCGTGGGCGACGGCGGCAACGAGATCGGCATGGGCCGGGTGCGGGCGCGCGTCGCGCGGCTCGGACCGAAGGCGCGGCGCTTCGCCTCGATCGTGATGGTCGACCACTTGGTGGTGGCGGGCACGTCCAACTGGGGGGCCTACGGCATCGTGGCCGAGCTCTCACGGCTCGCCGGCCGCGATCTGCTCCACTCGAGCGACGAGGAGCTGCGCATGCTCAACGCCTGCGTGGAGGCGGGCGCGGTGGACGGCGTCACGCGGCGCGCGGAACCCACGGTGGACCGCTTGCCCTCCGGCGCTCATACAGGCATGCTTGAGCTGCTGCGCGTGGCGGCGACGAGCCTCGCGCCATCATCGAAGGGCACATCGAGGACGGGAGGCAGGGCACGATGA
- a CDS encoding aspartate aminotransferase family protein, which translates to MTQAAKQSKVMDTYRAMHPKSGALYERARNVISGGITHDGRYLNPFPVYVDRALGSRKWDVDGNEYIDYWMGHGALILGHCHPAVVAAIQKQAGRGTHLGASHELEVRWAELVSKLIPSAEMVRFTMSGTEATHLAMRIARAYTNRPKILKFQGHFHGWHDGVALAVDPPYDVPWSAGVPAATLDQILLCPPNDIKAVETVLQRGDVAAVILEPAGGGSSTIPTIPGYLQELRSLTERLGVVLIFDEVISGFRYSPGGAQAYFGVTPDMTTLAKIVAGGLPGGAVVGKKPLMSMMARRGDPVWDRSQRVAQNGTFNSNPVCAAAAIATLELVSDASLHARANKVGEELRVQLSDLMKRQGVPGTTFGDVSIFHVSFEGKPGLAGFDRPRRGDLYQLLRCALLNHGLDCAGYHGWISAVHSDEDIDRTVQGYEAAFKDMAADGAFKGM; encoded by the coding sequence ATGACTCAGGCGGCGAAGCAATCCAAGGTGATGGACACGTACCGGGCGATGCATCCCAAGTCCGGCGCGCTCTACGAGCGCGCGCGCAACGTCATTTCCGGCGGCATCACCCACGACGGCCGGTACCTGAACCCGTTCCCCGTCTACGTCGACCGCGCCCTCGGCTCGCGCAAGTGGGACGTGGACGGGAACGAGTATATCGACTACTGGATGGGGCACGGCGCGCTGATCCTCGGCCACTGCCACCCCGCCGTCGTCGCGGCGATCCAGAAGCAGGCGGGCCGCGGGACGCATCTCGGGGCCTCGCACGAGCTCGAGGTGCGCTGGGCCGAGCTGGTGTCGAAGCTCATCCCCTCGGCGGAGATGGTGCGCTTCACGATGTCGGGCACCGAGGCCACCCACCTCGCGATGCGCATCGCCCGGGCCTACACGAATCGCCCGAAGATCCTGAAGTTCCAGGGGCACTTCCACGGCTGGCACGACGGCGTGGCCCTCGCCGTCGATCCGCCCTACGACGTGCCGTGGTCGGCGGGCGTGCCCGCCGCGACGCTGGATCAGATCCTCTTGTGCCCGCCCAACGACATCAAGGCGGTGGAGACCGTGCTCCAGCGCGGCGACGTGGCCGCGGTGATCCTCGAGCCCGCGGGTGGTGGCTCCAGCACGATCCCGACCATTCCCGGCTATCTTCAGGAGCTGCGGAGTCTGACCGAGCGCCTGGGCGTCGTGCTGATCTTCGACGAGGTGATCTCGGGCTTCCGCTACTCGCCGGGCGGCGCGCAGGCCTACTTCGGCGTCACGCCGGACATGACCACGCTCGCCAAGATCGTCGCGGGCGGCCTCCCCGGCGGCGCGGTCGTGGGGAAGAAGCCGCTCATGAGCATGATGGCCCGCCGCGGCGACCCGGTGTGGGACCGCAGCCAGCGCGTGGCCCAGAACGGCACGTTCAACTCGAATCCGGTCTGCGCTGCCGCCGCCATCGCCACCCTCGAGCTGGTGTCCGACGCGAGCCTCCACGCCCGCGCCAACAAGGTGGGCGAGGAGCTACGCGTCCAGCTCTCCGACCTCATGAAGCGGCAGGGCGTGCCGGGCACGACGTTCGGTGACGTGTCGATCTTCCACGTGTCGTTCGAGGGCAAGCCCGGCCTCGCCGGCTTCGACCGCCCGCGCCGCGGCGATCTGTATCAGCTCCTGCGCTGCGCGCTCCTGAATCACGGCTTGGACTGCGCAGGCTATCACGGCTGGATCTCCGCCGTGCACTCGGACGAGGACATCGACCGCACCGTGCAGGGCTACGAGGCCGCCTTCAAGGACATGGCGGCCGACGGCGCCTTCAAAGGCATGTAG
- a CDS encoding transglutaminase family protein, producing MLTDPALAPFLAPADFVDSAAANIAAFAREAAGPAADSLSRAVRLYYAVRDDIVYTPYCDFSDPATFRASAVLEHRAGFCVGKASLLTAAARAAGIPARIGFADVRNHICTPKLRALMGTDTFVYHGYTDLYLDGRWVKATPAFNRELCEKFGVKALEFDGREDSLFQPFDAAGRRHMEYLRDRGARADVPVAEIIAAFAEHYPGLAARRTAAPPAQFGKEAEELRGRS from the coding sequence ATGCTGACCGACCCCGCGCTCGCCCCGTTTCTCGCCCCCGCGGACTTCGTGGACAGTGCCGCGGCCAACATCGCCGCCTTCGCTCGCGAGGCGGCAGGCCCGGCCGCCGATTCCCTGAGCCGTGCGGTGCGGCTCTACTACGCGGTCCGGGACGACATCGTCTACACCCCCTACTGCGACTTTTCGGATCCGGCCACGTTCCGGGCCAGCGCGGTCCTGGAGCACCGCGCGGGCTTCTGCGTGGGCAAGGCCTCGCTGCTCACGGCGGCCGCCCGCGCCGCCGGCATCCCCGCGCGCATCGGCTTCGCCGACGTGCGTAACCATATCTGCACGCCGAAGCTGCGGGCGCTGATGGGCACCGACACCTTCGTCTACCACGGCTACACCGACCTCTACCTGGACGGCCGCTGGGTGAAGGCGACGCCCGCGTTCAACCGCGAGCTCTGCGAGAAGTTCGGAGTGAAGGCGCTGGAGTTCGACGGCCGCGAGGATTCGCTGTTCCAGCCCTTCGACGCCGCCGGTCGGCGCCACATGGAGTATCTGCGCGATCGCGGCGCGCGAGCCGACGTGCCGGTAGCCGAGATCATAGCGGCGTTCGCCGAGCACTATCCGGGGCTGGCCGCGCGGCGGACGGCAGCGCCCCCGGCGCAGTTCGGGAAGGAAGCGGAAGAGCTGCGGGGGCGGAGCTAG
- a CDS encoding ABC transporter substrate-binding protein has protein sequence MASAIGRRAFLGVAASGLAAPRAARSQRALTIPRIGALFPAAPAAAAPNVEAFKQGLRDLGHAEGRTYSFELRGAADSSDGLSRLAQELVALKVDVIVASTDLAVIAARQHTSTIPIVMTGATDPVGTGFVASLRQPGGNVTGLSRSSPELSGKRLELLRELMPRLGRVAFVWNPAVHAARALRVTLLSVGVAAPRTSSARSRP, from the coding sequence ATGGCCTCGGCAATCGGGCGGCGCGCCTTCCTCGGGGTGGCCGCGAGCGGGCTCGCAGCGCCGCGCGCCGCTCGGTCGCAGCGAGCCCTCACGATCCCGCGGATCGGCGCGCTGTTCCCGGCAGCTCCCGCGGCCGCCGCGCCGAATGTGGAGGCCTTCAAGCAGGGTCTGCGGGATCTCGGGCACGCGGAGGGCCGGACCTACTCGTTCGAGCTACGGGGTGCCGCCGACTCTTCCGACGGGCTGTCCCGGCTCGCCCAGGAGCTGGTGGCCCTCAAGGTCGACGTGATCGTCGCCAGCACGGATCTGGCGGTCATCGCGGCCAGGCAGCACACGTCGACCATTCCCATCGTGATGACCGGCGCTACCGATCCCGTGGGTACGGGGTTCGTGGCCAGCCTCCGGCAGCCCGGCGGCAACGTGACCGGCCTCAGCCGCAGCTCGCCGGAGCTGAGCGGCAAGCGCCTGGAGCTCCTGCGCGAGCTGATGCCGCGCCTCGGGCGCGTGGCCTTTGTCTGGAATCCCGCGGTGCACGCCGCGCGTGCGCTGCGCGTCACGCTGCTCTCCGTGGGGGTGGCCGCGCCGAGGACGTCGAGCGCGCGTTCGCGGCCGTGA
- a CDS encoding ABC transporter substrate binding protein has translation MKEQHAQALIVQAPSPILYSNPARIVGFASANRLPAIYVNRAFVDAGGLMSYGASVLDLHRRSAAYVDKILKGARPADLPVERPTEFELIINRKAAKAIKLTVPPSILQRATEVIE, from the coding sequence GTGAAGGAGCAGCATGCGCAGGCCCTGATCGTCCAGGCGCCGAGCCCCATCCTGTACTCGAATCCAGCGCGCATCGTCGGCTTCGCGAGCGCGAACCGCCTGCCCGCGATATACGTGAACCGGGCCTTCGTCGACGCGGGCGGCCTCATGTCCTACGGCGCCAGCGTACTGGACCTGCACCGGCGCTCTGCCGCCTACGTCGACAAGATCCTCAAAGGCGCCCGGCCTGCCGACCTTCCTGTAGAGCGGCCTACCGAGTTCGAGCTGATCATCAACCGCAAGGCGGCGAAGGCCATCAAGCTGACGGTGCCGCCCTCGATTCTTCAGCGGGCCACCGAGGTCATCGAGTAG
- a CDS encoding type II secretion system protein — protein MKVSYFLDQRGMTLAEVLVAVVIIMIALLALLSGIPVASYGIQEGNQLTTATFLANQRLEQVKAASWTDQPAVDTVGVSASATAAPVAGATTTFPDENPVAAPYTQYTRQVRITDCSAGAGCGGIIDAGMRQVTVTVSYQPMTGVGVSAAGSTKSAIVTMFLAKR, from the coding sequence GTGAAGGTGAGTTACTTCCTCGACCAGCGCGGCATGACCCTGGCGGAGGTGCTCGTCGCCGTCGTGATCATCATGATCGCCCTCCTGGCGCTTCTGTCCGGCATCCCGGTCGCCAGCTACGGCATCCAGGAGGGGAATCAGCTCACGACCGCGACCTTTCTCGCCAATCAGCGGCTGGAGCAGGTGAAGGCGGCGTCATGGACGGACCAGCCCGCGGTGGATACGGTGGGCGTGTCGGCCTCGGCGACCGCCGCGCCGGTGGCGGGCGCCACCACGACCTTCCCCGACGAGAATCCGGTCGCCGCCCCCTACACCCAGTACACGCGCCAGGTCCGCATCACCGATTGCAGCGCCGGCGCGGGCTGCGGCGGCATCATCGATGCCGGCATGCGCCAGGTCACCGTCACCGTGAGCTATCAGCCGATGACCGGGGTGGGGGTGTCGGCCGCGGGCAGCACGAAGTCCGCCATCGTCACCATGTTCCTGGCCAAGCGATGA
- a CDS encoding type II secretion system protein, with translation MTSIRSERGFTLTELLVVIAVLGIVLAGVFVIQQQGTRSYLIGASRVEVQQNARTTLELMIRELRSAQSVTALGGASDVSFVDQTGATIRYQLVGTTLNRSVNGTAAALVGGVQTLTLTYYSAFDGSTNTGTVTATPGNVKVIRISIITGSERGASTGSAGDQHARLESTVRLRNS, from the coding sequence ATGACATCGATCCGAAGCGAGCGGGGCTTCACCCTCACGGAGCTCCTCGTCGTCATCGCCGTGCTGGGGATCGTGCTCGCCGGCGTCTTCGTCATCCAGCAACAGGGTACTCGGAGCTACCTGATCGGCGCCTCGCGGGTCGAGGTGCAGCAGAACGCGCGCACGACCCTCGAGCTGATGATTCGCGAGCTCCGCTCGGCGCAGTCGGTCACCGCCCTAGGCGGCGCCAGCGATGTCTCCTTCGTGGACCAGACCGGCGCCACCATTCGCTATCAGCTGGTCGGCACCACGTTGAACCGCAGCGTGAACGGTACGGCCGCTGCCTTGGTGGGCGGCGTGCAGACCCTGACTCTCACCTACTACTCCGCCTTCGACGGCTCCACCAATACGGGGACGGTCACCGCGACCCCGGGGAACGTGAAGGTGATTCGAATCTCGATCATCACGGGATCGGAGCGCGGGGCCTCGACTGGCTCGGCCGGCGATCAGCACGCCAGGCTGGAGTCGACGGTCAGGCTCCGGAACTCCTGA
- a CDS encoding glycosyltransferase → MQILFVHPNFPAQFGPILSRLSGRQDVECVFVTKAATGARAGVRCIRFDVKGGATRATHYCSRTFENAVWHAWGVYEACKATPDLKPDLIVGHSGFGTTVFLRELYGCPIISFFEYYYHAHGSDLDYRHDFPPLEMNVLRARTRNAMILLDLEACAAGYTPTRWQWSLLPEEWRPKVEIIHDGVDTSSWRRRHVPRRVGREEIDEGTRIVTYVSRGLESMRGFDIFVRVANRIAAETSNVLFVVVGSDRTHYGDDAARIKTKTFRQHVLLAEKPDLRRFRFLGTVPPAQLADLFSIADLHVYLTVPFVLSWSLLNALACECIVLASDTAPVREVIRHETNGLLADFFDVEGLAAQAVKALRDPGEYRALGRAGREEIEARYSLEQTFPQVWDLFMRTMSKRTMSKS, encoded by the coding sequence ATGCAAATTCTGTTTGTACATCCGAATTTCCCAGCGCAGTTTGGGCCGATCTTGTCGAGATTGTCCGGTCGTCAGGATGTCGAGTGTGTCTTCGTGACGAAGGCGGCGACCGGCGCACGTGCCGGCGTACGCTGCATTCGCTTTGACGTCAAGGGCGGCGCAACGCGGGCCACTCACTACTGCTCTCGTACGTTCGAGAACGCGGTCTGGCACGCCTGGGGAGTCTACGAGGCATGCAAGGCCACCCCAGACCTGAAGCCCGATCTCATCGTCGGCCATAGTGGCTTCGGTACGACCGTCTTCCTTCGTGAGCTATACGGGTGTCCGATCATCAGTTTCTTCGAGTACTACTACCATGCTCATGGAAGCGACCTGGACTATCGCCACGACTTTCCTCCCCTCGAGATGAATGTCCTGCGAGCGCGCACGCGTAACGCGATGATCCTGCTGGATCTGGAGGCTTGTGCCGCTGGATATACGCCGACGCGCTGGCAATGGAGTCTCTTGCCGGAGGAGTGGCGGCCCAAGGTCGAGATCATCCACGACGGTGTCGACACGAGCTCGTGGCGTCGGCGCCACGTGCCGCGCCGTGTTGGTAGAGAGGAAATCGACGAGGGCACTCGCATCGTGACGTATGTCTCGCGGGGCCTGGAATCCATGCGCGGATTTGACATCTTCGTCCGCGTCGCAAACCGCATCGCCGCAGAGACGTCGAATGTGTTGTTCGTGGTCGTTGGGTCTGATCGGACTCACTACGGCGATGACGCCGCGCGCATCAAGACCAAGACATTTCGTCAACACGTGCTGCTCGCCGAAAAGCCTGACCTCCGCCGGTTCCGGTTCCTTGGAACCGTCCCCCCTGCGCAACTGGCAGATCTGTTCTCGATAGCCGATTTGCATGTCTATCTGACCGTGCCGTTTGTCCTTTCCTGGTCCCTGTTGAACGCGCTGGCATGCGAGTGCATCGTCCTCGCTTCCGACACGGCGCCGGTGCGCGAGGTGATTCGACACGAGACGAACGGACTGCTCGCCGACTTTTTCGACGTCGAGGGGCTGGCCGCGCAGGCGGTCAAGGCGCTTCGCGATCCCGGCGAATACCGGGCACTCGGTAGAGCGGGGCGTGAAGAGATCGAGGCGCGTTACAGCCTGGAACAAACGTTCCCGCAGGTCTGGGATCTCTTCATGCGCACAATGAGTAAGCGCACGATGAGTAAGTCGTAG